In one window of Notolabrus celidotus isolate fNotCel1 chromosome 17, fNotCel1.pri, whole genome shotgun sequence DNA:
- the rpl21 gene encoding 60S ribosomal protein L21 gives MTNTRGKRRGTRYMFSRQFRKHGPIPLSTYMRIYKKGDIVDIKGTGTIQKGMPHKCYHGKTGRVYNVTQHAVGIIVNKQVKGKILAKRINVRIEHVKHSKSRDSFLQRVKENEARKMEAKQKGSWVELKRQPAPPRDAHFVSSKKNAPQLLEPIPYEFMA, from the exons ATGACGAACACCAGAGGCAAGAGGAGGGGGACGAGGTACATGTTTAGCAGGCAATTCCGCAAACATG GCCCAATTCCTCTGTCCACATACATGCGCATCTACAAGAAGGGCGACATTGTTGACATCAAG GGTACAGGTACCATTCAGAAAGGAATGCCTCACAAGTGCTACCATGGCAAGACAGGACGGGTCTACAATGTAACCCAGCATGCTGTTGGCATCATTGTCAACAAGCAGGTCAA GGGAAAGATCCTGGCCAAGAGGATTAACGTGCGTATTGAGCATGTGAAGCACTCAAAGAGCAGGGACAGCTTCCTGCAGCGCGTCAAAGAGAACGAGGCCAGGAAGATGGAGGCTAAGCAGAAGGGCAGCTGGGTGGAACTGAAACGCCAG CCCGCTCCTCCTCGTGATGCTCACTTCGTCAGCAGCAAGAAGAACGCACCACAGCTGCTGGAGCCAATCCCCTACGAGTTCATGGCATAA
- the usp12a gene encoding ubiquitin carboxyl-terminal hydrolase 12A, which yields MEMLMTVSKFASFCTMGANASALEKEIGSEQFPVNEHYFGLVNFGNTCYCNSVLQALYFCRPFREKILAYRSQPRRKENLLTCLADLFHSIANQKRKVGVIPPKKFITRLRKENELFDNYMQQDAHEFLNYLLNTIADLLQEERKQEKTNGRLANGTLDSQNNNSNATPAPTWVHEIFQGTLTNETRCLTCETISSKDEDFLDLSVDVEQNTSITHCLRGFSNTETLCSEYKYYCEECRSKQEAHKRMRVKKLPMILALHLKRFKYMEQLQRYTKLSYRVVFPLELRLFNTSGDATNPERLYDLVAVVVHCGSGPNRGHYIAIVKSHDFWLLFDDDIVEKIDAQAIEEFYGLTSEISKNSESGYILFYQSRD from the exons ATGGAAATGCTAATGACAGTCTCCAAATTTGCCTCTTTTTGTACCATG ggCGCCAATGCCTCTGCTCTGGAGAAAGAGATTGGATCTGAGCAGTTTCCTGTCAATGAGCACTACTTCGGCCTGGTCAAC tttggGAACACCTGCTACTGCAACTCGGTGCTGCAGGCTCTGTACTTCTGCCGGCCGTTTCGGGAGAAGATCTTGGCATACCGCAGTCAGCCTCGGAGAAAGGAGAACCTGCTCACCTGTCTGGCTGACCTCTTCCACAGTATCGCCAACCAGAAGAGGAAAGTGGGCGTCATACCACCCAAGAAATTCATCACACGACTGCGCAAGGAGAATG AGCTGTTTGACAACTACATGCAGCAGGATGCCCACGAGTTCTTGAACTACCTGCTCAACACCATCGCAGATCTGcttcaggaggagaggaagcaggagaagacCAATGGCCGCCTCGCCAACGGCACACTGGACTCCcagaacaacaacagcaacgcAACACCTGCTCCCACCTGGGTCCATGAGATCTTCCAAGGCACGCTGACCAATGAGACGCGCTGCCTCACCTGTGAAACG ATAAGCAGCAAAGACGAGGACTTCCTGGACCTCTCTGTGGATGTAGAACAGAATACCTCCATCACACACTGCCTCAG AGGTTTCAGTAACACAGAGACTCTGTGCAGCGAGTACAAATACTACTGTGAAGAATGTAGAAGCAAGCAGGAGGCACACAAGAG GATGCGTGTGAAGAAGCTACCGATGATCTTGGCTTTGCACCTAAAGCGCTTTAAGTACATGGAGCAGCTGCAGCGCTACACCAAGCTGTCCTATCGGGTCGTCTTCCCCCTGGAGCTCCGCCTCTTCAACACCTCCGGGGACGCCACCAATCCCGAGAGGCTCTACGACCTGGTGGCCGTGGTGGTGCATTGTGGGAG tggtCCAAACAGAGGTCACTACATCGCCATCGTAAAGAGCCACGACTTCTGGTTGTTATTTGATGATGACATCGTGGAG AAAATCGATGCACAGGCCATAGAGGAGTTCTACGGTCTCACTTCTGAAATCTCCAAGAACTCTGAGTCGGGCTACATCCTGTTCTACCAGTCCAGAGACTGA